The DNA segment TCCCGATTCCTTCGACCGATATTTTCACTGTATCCCCTGCTGCTAAAAACTTAGGAGGATTAAATCCTTTTCCAACACCAGAAGGGGTACCAGTTAAAATCACATCACCTGGTTCAAGCGTCACGAGAGCAGAAATTTGTGCGATTAATTCCTCTACAGAGAAAATCATATCTCTCGTATGCCCATTTTGACGCAGTTCATCATTCACTTTTGTCACAATTGATAAACTTTGTGGATCAGGTAATTCATCTTTCGTTACTATATAAGGACCCATAGGACATGAGCCTTTCAAACTTTTCCCTAAGAAAAATTGTTGATGTTTCGATTGAAGATCACGAGCTGTTAAATCATTCGCAATGGTATAACCAAAGATATGGTCATACGCTAATTTCTTTGGAACATTGTCACCTTTTTTACTAATTACAACGGCTAATTCCCCTTCATAATCAAAAGATGAAGTGACGTTCGAATGAACAGACAATGTTTCTTCATCAGCTGCAATCGTAGTAGGTGATTTTGTGAAAATCATCAAATTTTCTGGAGCTACTTCTAAACCCATTTCTTTTGCATGATCTGCGTAATTTCGCCCGACACCAAAAATATTTTTAGGTGTACGTGGAATGGGTGACAGCCATTCAATACTTGAGAATGTCCGCTTAAATTGAGTTGGTTCTTCAGACTTCGATGCCGCTTCTGCAAGCTTTCTCATTTGTTCTACAAAATCCATCCCGTTCGCAATTCCTTCAACAATTGTTGTTGGAAAACTTGGTAATACTTGAAGCGTGTCTTGTATGGCTAAAACGTCCCAAACAGCTTCTTCCTTTTTAACCTTAGGACCAAAACTGATTTGACCTTCAAAACGATAAGATAATATTTTCATACAATGACACTCCTTCTAAAAAATGAATTTGTTTAATTCAGTTTACGACACTTCATCATTCTTTTCATCGTTTTTATTTATTTTTTTGCCATATGTTGCTCTTTTCCATATGATTTCGACAGGTCCTTGATTAAATTTAGAGAACCATATTTCAGCAAAAATCAGTTGAATGATAAAGATTCCAATTGCCATCCAGGTTCCTGTCACTAAATCCATTTTTCCGTAAAAACCTAATCCGTAAGAGTAGAATATCGTGGTCGCAATTAAAGACTGCGTTAAATAGGTAGTCATTGACATGCGTCCTACTTTTGCTATTGGGTTAAATAGTTTTCGGAACATAGATAATTGGCAGAGCATCGTAATTAATCCCGCGTACCCAATAGCTACTAATGGGCCTCCAAATATATCTTGAACATACATATAATAAAAATTTGGTTCAATAAAAAATGGCAGAACTTTAATCGCATAGCCTACGACTAAAGTTACTAAAGTGAGTACAAACCAAAACGGTAACTTGTCAGATGTACGTTCAATTAATTTACTCTTCGCAGCCACTACTCCAAGTAACATATAAGGCAAAATGGTAATGCCAATTAAAAACAATGCGCCAGACTCAATATTTGCATAACTCCAATCCGCAGCTCTTTGAGCAAATATATCTGTCCAAGAACCTGTACTAAATGCAACGACTGACGCTTCCATTTCTTGTATGCCTGAATAAAAAACTCCGTCTGAAGCTACATAAATATAAGTTAATAACGCAAGTCCCATATTTGGAATAGCGTATAGCGTAAGTGCAATCACCAGTAACCAAACACGCGACAGTCGTAATAAAAAGATAACAATAAAACCACTAAGTGCGTAGGTAATTAATATATCACCAGACCATAAAAGAAAAGCGTGAATAATACCAATAATGAACAACACACTTAATCTACGTATACCAAGTGCAATAAACGACATGCCTCGTTCTTGTGATTTAATAAATTGCATGGTTAATCCATAACCAAACAGCATCGCGAACAACGGATAAACACTCCCTTGTAAGGCGATGTCTATCCATTGAAATGTATCTATATCACTCGGATCTGTATACCAAGTATAGGGATTTATGTAGTAATAGGGTGTATGGAAAGCTAGCATATTGACGATAAAAATACCAAGTAACGAGAAACCTCTCATCATATCAATTGCTATTACTCGTTCTTGTAATTCAGTAGGTCGAACCTTCACAATTAATCCTCCAGTACAATTGTCTGATCAGAGTCAAACAAGTACAGTATTTTCTCTTTGATTGTAATTGATAAAATATTCTCTATCGCTTGTTGATATAGCGCTAACTGTAATCCATAGCGATGATGCATTTCCCGTAAAATGGCTGCTTCTGTTATGAGTACACCTTTAATTTTATCTGTCTTATAGTCAAGAAGTATCCATTCTCCATCCGCTTCTTGAAATAAACAATCTGCGATTCCTTGTAATAATTGAATGTCACCATCTTCATCTTTCAAACCATAAGTAAATGGTACTTCACGCAATTGTTGTGAAGCTTGACGTAGGCGAGAAGCAATTGGTGAATGTAGAAATGCTTTAACTGCATCTACTTTTATTGCTCCCGCTTCGTTTATAGTTAACAACTGTTTGTCTGCAAGTTGGTGTATAAATCCTTCAATGGCTTTGTTCGTAGGATCTAAATGAATGTCTACATGTTGCATCGCCGTGTGCATCGCTGTCCCGATCTCTGCACTTGAAAGTTTGCGCTCGCCTTGTTGTAGAAAAGCTGGGCGTTTGTAAATGCTAGAAATAGCCTGTTGTACTTGACTAGGTCTAAAAAATTCAGGTTCATCTTCTTTGCGCAATTGATCGAGTCGCTTCAGCTCACTTACCGATTGTTTCGAGCGTTTGGTAATAGATCTCTCATGAGAATACACCGCATTAAACCGACGCTCTACTTCTGACAGCATATCTTTAGAAAGCACTTTATCTTCACTCGTAGTAAGTGATTCCGAAGGTTCTTCTAGTGCGTTAATTTGACGTAAGTCCTCCACAAAGATTGACTCAAATGACCACTGTGATGGATGTTGCATCACATGTGTATGTGACTGTCCTTGCCACAATGCAAAGTCGTGATGTCTAGCTACTGCAGGTCCAATCCAATCTAAAAAACCTTTGGCCCGTGAACGAACATACTCTGGTAACATATGACCTTCAATACTCGCGATATCTTGCCACTTACTTATGGATTTTTCTACATCTTTGACCGTAGCAACAAGCATGAGCTTTTCTTTTGCCCGTGTCATGGCTACGTATAAGACACGCATTTCTTCTGATTTCAACTCCATTTGTTTCTTTTCTTTTATTGCTAAAAAAGGAAGCGATGTATAAGAAATACGTTTTTCTGGATCCACCGCTTTTACAGCTAAGCCAAATGTTTGGTCAAATAAATATAACTCATTAAAATCCATTTGATTAAAATCTCGTCCTAAACCAGCAATGAATACATATGGAAATTCAAGTCCTTTAGAAGAGTGAATGGTCATGAGACGGACGACGTTCTCTTTTTCACTCATAGCACGTGCAGTCCCTAAATCATCTCCACGCTTTTTCATTCGGTCAATAAAACGTAGAAAACGAAATAACCCTCGGAAAGAAGATTTCTCATAAGATAATGAACGGTCATGCAACGCTCGTAAGTTTGCTTGACGTTGCTTACCTCCTGGCATCGCACCAACCATTTCGTAATAATGGGTATCCATGTAGATCCGCCAAATTAAATCCGCTAATGACCCTCTACGTGCCAAATCACGCCATTCTTCATAATGTAAGAAGAAGCGTTGTAATTTTTCAGCTGTAGCCTGGTTAATTCCACTACCACCAGAATGCACAAAGTTTTTAAGTGCCTCATAAAACGGCTCTTTCGGTGCAGATAGACGGATTTGTGAAAGTTCAGATTCAGTTAAGCCGACAAATGGTGCCCTCAGAACAGATGCTAATGGGATATCTTGATACGGATTATCGACTATTCGCAATGTATTTAACATAATCATCACTTCGAGTGCATCAAAATAACCTTTGGATAGATTCGCATATAGTGGAATTCCAGCTTGTTTAAACTCTTCAGTTAAATCAGCTGACCATGTCATCGATCTCATCAGAATGACAATATCGGCATATTCGAGAAGACGTTCATTTTTTGTCCATGGATCCATCACCATGGTTTTATCATCCATTAATTTACGGATTTTACCGATGATATAGCGTGCTTCCGACTGTGATTTTTTTAATTCTTCCAGTTCTTGAATCTCTTCATTCGCTTCTGATTCTTCGCTTACCAATTCTTCTTGTTGCTGTGATAGAAGGGTAAGCTCTACTGCAGACTTTTTATTAGGGAACGGAGCTCCTGGTTTTAAAGCAGCCGCTTCATCATATTCAATTTCACCAACACGCTCCCCCATGATTTGAGAAAAGATAAAATTAGTCGCGTGTAAAATTTCCGGACGACTTCGGAAGTTGGCATTTAAGTCGATTTTGACGCCTGTATGTAAAGCCTCTGTTGTAAACGTCAAATACTTTGCCAAGAATAGCATGGGTTCTGCTAAACGGAAGCGGTATATCGATTGTTTTACGTCTCCTACCATAAACATATTGCCATTTGCTGCAGTTCCAGTTTTAACAATTTGTAAAATGGTTTCTTGCAAGCGATTCGTATCTTGATATTCATCCACCAACACTTCTTTAAACTGCCCCATTACATCTTGCGCAATGTTTGAAGGAATGAGCTGACCATTTTCTTCCTTGGTCAAAATTTGTAGAGCAAAATGCTCAAGGTCTGAGAAATCAACAATTCCTCGCTCATTTTTAGCAGCACGGTACTGTTCACCGTAGGCAAGAGTTAACTCGACTAATGTTTTGAGAATCGGATGCATGAGCCTCATTTCTTGGAGTAATCGCTCGGGTCTCCGTGTGAAATAAGCATCTTTCACGCCATTCACGCGTTTCTTTAATTGATCTCGCTTGTCTTTTGCTTTTTTAATGAGTTCTTCATCAAAAGTGTCTTTCGGAATGCGAGCTGCTGTAGCAAATTTTATACTTTGGAAGTAGTCAAAGGTCGATGTCCATGGCTGTGTAGAGATACGACGAATTGCTTCTGCAATCAATAGTTGATCTTGCTCTACTGTGGTCCCGTAAGGAGCGGGACCTGCCGGTTGCAAGGCCAATTGACGCATTTCTTCCGTCATACCGTAAGCTTCTTCAAGAGTATGCTGAATGGTTAATTTAAGCGCATCGATAAATGGGAGGTCATCTATTTCCATATTGTCAGGTACATCATAATTTTCTGGAATCGCCAGTAACCATTTCTTAGGTTCAGGGTGAACACTAGCAGCAAAATGCAATTTATCAATCAGTGTTTCAATCATTTGATCGTCACGGTCTGTCGTAAAACTATCCACTAGTCGGTATATCTCTAGCGGATTATCGGCTTTATATGCAACTTCCAAAACCTCTGCTAATACGTCGTCACGAATCAGTGCAGCCTCTGCATCATTTGCAAGTCTAAATCCTGGGTCCAAATCTAGCACATACGCGTACTGTTTGACGATGGATAAACAAAATGAATGCAGTGTGGAGATTTGTGCCTTGTTTAACAAGCTTAGCTGTCTTCTTAAATGGTTTGATGTCGGATCTAAAGCGAGTGCTTTTTCTAAAGCTTCCGCCATTCGATGACGCATCTCAGCTGCAGAAGCGTTGGTAAACGTTACAACTAATAATTCATCTACATCAATAGGATTTGTTTGTCGGATCATTTTTCGAATTAAACGTTCAATAAGAACAGCAGTTTTTCCTGACCCTGCGGCTGCAGATACTAGGACGTCACGCCCTTCTGCAAATATGGAGCGCCACTGAGCATCTGTCCAAGTGACGTCTTGTGGTTTAGTGGGTATCAACATGTGGCGTGACCTCCTCTTTAATTCTTTGCGTGATTTCTTCAGGTGTGGCAATTGCTAGTTTACGATACTGTTGGTCAACATCAGTTGGATCAAACTGACACACACTTCGGAAATTACAATAGTCACAAGCTGTTTTATCTTTCATGCGATAAGGTAAAACGCGTGTATCTCCTGACAACATGCCATCTCCAGCTTGTTGATGCTTGGTTCGTACAAAAGTTCGCAGGTTTGCCAAATCTTCCGCAGACACGACTTTCGAAAAAGCTTTTGAAATGGACCCATCTTTATTAATTCGTGCTGGAATAACTTTAGATGTTCCGGAAATTTCCGTATCCATTTCATTTAAAACATGTGCATCGTCGACTAGTAAGCCACGCATTTTATATTTCTTAAACACTTCTTCTGCTAAATCCATGTCAGATAGTTCCTTTGCTAATTTCAACATAGGGTTATGAACATGAACATATAACACACCAGCTGGGTCTGCTTGCTGTCCTAACCAAATCATGGAGTTTGATACAGCAACGTCCAAATACGTCAGCATTTGCAAAGAAATGCCGTAGTACACATCATTTAGATCAAGCCCTTTAGCGGATGATTTGTAATCGACTATACGGACAAACTGCTGCCCTTCAATAACTGCAGCATCCACGCGATCGATTCGTCCGCGCATTTTCATCATGTGACCATTTTTAAGTGGAATTTCAAGTGTTGGCAATTCTTCTCCTGGACCAAATCCTGCTTCGATAGCAATGGGTACAAATGTTGAAACACTCGCATGATCTCGCAACGTCGTCATCGTTCGTTGTAATATTTGAACAAGCTTGCGTTGAATGTATTGGTATCTTCTTGAACTTAGTAAAATTTGATGCACGAAGTGAGGTGAAATCGCATCAACTGCTTGTCTCGCCAAATTCCAAGCTTGAGTAGTTGAAAGTTGAGCCCAAGTTAATCCAAGTCGCTGCGTTTCGTCTGCAATCCATTTTAAAGAAGCATGGAATAAATCTCCGATTGCTGGTGCTTCGAGCAGATATTGTCCACGTTCTTCTAAACGCAATCCATATGTCACAAAGTGGGCAAAAGGACAACTGTAATATTTCTCAACACGAGAAACACTCGATGTAAATGAGTCACCATATAAAGCATTTGTAGTATCACGATCTAAACGTTGTGCTTTTATTGGCTTGGCAATTGGTTTTATGACACGCTCGAAAATACTCTGCCAAAATGGATCGTTTTTATAATATGAAGCAACAGCTAGCCATTCTTCTTCTAGGTTTCCTTCTACTGTCGATTGCTTTAATTTCGTTGCCATAAATGGCAGAGTTGTACGTGGGTGTTGAATGTAATCAATGGTACTTTCTTTTAACACGGCTGGATCAATAACTGCGACTTCAACTTCTATATTCGGTAATAATTGCTGTAGTCGCTTAATGTAAGTAGATGGCAGTAGTGCTTTGCCTTCTTCATCAGCCACTGCATAAGACACAAAAAGTTTTTCAGAAGCAGTTGTCACAGCACGGTATGCCATATACGATTCATCCATCAGACGCATTTTAGACGTTGGTGCAAGTTCAAATCCAATTTGCATAAACCATTCTCGTTCTGTATCTGACAGTAATCCTTCTTGTTCTAAGCGCTTTGGAAATACACCGTCATTTACACCCACGACAAAGGCTGATCGAATATTAGACAAGCGAGATAAATCAACCGTAGCGACTGTTACTTGATCAAGTGAAGGTGGAATGCGAGAGAACTCCAGTGTGTCAAATCCTTCTTCAAGTAGACGTAGACTTTCTTTAGGTGTTAAATTTTCATCACCAAACATCAATACAAATTGATCCAATACGTCTATCCATTGTGACCAAGCTTGATCATGTTCAGTTGCAAGCAAGAGATGACCTTGTTCATTTTCATGATCTTTTAACACTTGTAACTTTTCGTAAACTTGTAGACTTTCCATCAATTCAAATAGTGCTTGTGCTACTGACTTTCCTGTCTCACTCACTTTAATCTTTTTAGCAAACTCTTCAAGTGGGTTTAACACGAAATCTCGCACAGCTGTTATGTCCGCTTGGATAGCTCGTTCTTCATCGGTTTGTGCTTTTGAGTGAAATTCGAGTCCTCGATACTTTTTGACGAACCAGCGTCGTTCATCTGTCCATCGTTCTCCATAAATCCCTTGAGATATAACGAAGTTCTCTAAGCGATCCGCACGTTCACGCCAAATCTGTATATTTGATTGAAGAGGGAAAAATAAATCTGTTTTTATCGCTCTAAACATAGGTTCGTATTGGTAGTCACTCAAAACCGCTTCAAATGCAGAACGACTAAATTCAATTAATGGATGATGAAGCATCGCTTTTTTCCGGTTAATGAATACCGGAATATCGTATTGTGCAAATGTGGTTTCAATTAGTTCATCATAGACCTCAGCTTGTCTATAAAGAACGGCGATGTCTTGATAGCGCATCTGTTCATCTCGCACGAGTCGTCTAATATGTCTTGCTACCGCATGAATTTCTGCGCGACGGCTGTCAGCTTCAATCACATGGACATGCTCATGATCATCTATTGCTGGAGCGGGATAGCTATGTAAGTTCGCTTCGATATGTTTTATTTCATTGTTTTTAAATCGTTTATTTTCACTTAAATGGACAGATAGTTCAATTGAAACAGAGCTTTCTCGAGCCATTTCTTTTAATCGTTCAGCCGTTTTTGCGGCACCATGAAAAAGAGATTGGTCATCCATTAAATCTTGTATTTCATCATCTAGTGGAAGCGCAATGGTAACGCGTTTCGCATGTTTCATCAACTCGCCTAAAATTTCGTACTCTCGCGAAGTCATGGTCACAAAACCATCCACATAAATATCAGATTCAGCAATAATTACGGAATCCCGAATCTGCTTTGACAACAAAGCATAATACCCTTCACTATCTATATACGCAGTTCCGAGGCGTTCTTCTAATGCTCGAAGTAAAACGGACAAGTCATGAGTTTTGTCTTGAAGTGTACGAGGGGCATCCATTTGCTTTAGAGATTCTTCAAGTGAATGCAAGGTGTCATAATCAAGACAGTAGCGAGTAAATTCCTTTAATAACATTTCCATTTGATCCGTAAAGCCTCGTTTATTTGCAGCTTGTTTAAAGAGCGATAATTCTTCTTTATGTTCTTCTAGCAATCTACGAATTAACATACGGTAGCCAAAGCCACTTATCTCTTGTCGGCTGATTCCACCAGTTTCTTGCAATACACGCCAAGCGAGCCTTTTAAAGGTTGTAACTTGCGTTCGAATAATTCCGTTTACTTGCCCAGTTGTCGATAATGCTGATTCAGTGGAAAACGACATTTGATCAGGTACGACAAAGAAAATAGGTGCTCCAAGTGGATTATTCATTGACGCTTGCGCAACTTCATCTCTTATTAGTTCAGATTTCCCTACACCAGCTCGTCCAGTTATCAATCGAAGTGACACATGAATGCCCCCTTTTTTAGTATTAGTTCAAACATGCTATTCAGCAGCAACATTATGTCGCTCCTACTTTAACAACCTTTTTCAACAAATAAAAATCCCGAAAATGTTCTACCTCTATTGTACATAACTACTGTGAGAGGTGGAAATTATTCGGGATTTTTACCAATAAAATTAATAGTTGCCGTTTCAAGAGGCCAGTATCTAGCAACTACTTTTCCGACGATGTCTTCTTTTTTTACAAACTTAAAATAACGACTATCCAAACTCTCTCTGCGATTGTCACCTAGTACAAAATAAGAATTATTCGGAACACGAACATTTCCTGTTATTTCTTTAAGCGTGAAATTTTCTGTCAAACGTTCATCTGGATTATGATAGGCAATAAATGATTTTAAATATGGTTCTTCCACACGTTTTTTATTTACAAAGAGCATGTCATTGTCATACGAAATTAGATCTCCTGGTATTCCAATCACCCGTTTTACATAATCTTCATTTGCGTCTGTATGAAAAACTAACACATCTAAACGATTGATGTCTCCAATTGAATAAGAAATTTTACTCACTAATACTTTATCTGAACTTTGAAGTGTAGGGTCCATCGATTGACCAGAAACCGAATAATTTGTTACAACAAATGAGCGAATGACAATAATAACAATTATTCCAATAACAATTGCTTTAGCCCATTCCCAAGTCTCCTGTTTCAACGTATTCAAATCGTGGGCCCCTTCCTCTCTTGTCGCTCTTTTTGAATCATGCGAAAGTCTGCTTCCACTCGAGCATTTAACCTATTTTCAATTTGTTTACCTATAAGCCATAACAACACAATAACCGCTACTACAATAGCTGTTCGAATAGGTTGTGTGATAAGTGCTTTTATGTCATAACCAATGAAACTAATTGTTAAAATCATCACAAATTTCCCGGCCAGTAATGCCCATAAATAGGTCTTCTTTTTCATGTCAGATAAGCCTGCTACAACATTAACAAGCGCTGATGGTGAAAACGGAAAACATAGTAATAAAAATAGTGGACCAAATCCATTTTTTTCAATCCACTTAATTAATTTTTGAACTCGTTCATGTTTAGTCATAAAACGAAGAAATCGTGCACGACCATATTTCCGAATAATGATAAAGACTAAGTATGAGCCAACTGTCGTACCAGCCCAAGATAATAAAAAACCTATCCATAAACCATATGCGCTAGCATTCGCAAAAACAAATACAAATAGCGGTAAAAACGGTAAAAATGCTTCTAGGAAAGGTAATAAAAATCCGATGATAGGTCCAAGTGATCGATATTCTCTAGTCAGTTCTAATAAATTTTCAGCTGTTAACCAATCGAACATTGTTCCTCATCCTCAAAGTAGTAGTTGTCCATCAGTTTTCCCGAGACTAACATTCATCAAACATCCTGATAATGAATGATCATATGTATGATTGACAGTGTGTCACAGGTATTCACATATTGGTGAGTTTGATTTCCTGCAAACACCAGTGTGTCTCCCTTTTGTAAATGCACTGTTTCAGTTTCAAAAATTATATTCATTTCTCCATCGACAATCGTTAACGACTCTTCTACTCCCTCCATATGAGGAATACTTTCGTATGAACATTGAGGGTCTAACTCAATTCTGTAAAACTCCCATCCACGTTTTGGATCATATGGAATAATTGAAAAGACTCTATACCGTCCATCGTCTTCAGTTAAAAACGGAATCTCTGAAGGGGATATTTTTTTTGACATAGATTTAGAGGATTGGAGCAAAGAGGAAAAGCTAATCTTTAAGCCATTCGCAATCTTCCAAATTGTCGATACTGTTGGGTTTGACTCCCCTTTTTCCATTTGTGCAAGCTGAGCTTTACTGACATTTGTTAATTTCGCAATATCATCTAAACTCATGCCACGTTGATGTCGAACTTTTTTAAGTTGCACACCTAAATTACGACTCATTTGTTTCATACCCTCACCTCTTATTGTTTATTTTATCATACAGATGTATAATCTATTAAACATTAAGGAGGAAAGAATGCAAATGACATTTATCAATGGAATTAGGGCAGGTTTAAGCATTGCCATTGGCTACTTTCCTATCGCCTTAACATTTGGCTTACTCGCGAAAACGACCGGCTTATCTATGTGGGAAGCAACTGCCATGAGTATGTTTGTTTTTGCTGGTGCTGCACAATACATATCATTAACGCTAATCTCTACAGGTGTTGACCCTATTTTAATCGTTTTAAACACGTTTGTCGTTAACATTCGTCACTTTTTGATGACTGCTTCACTAAATGAAAAAATGCAACCAGATGCGCGTTGGAAAAAAGCCATCTATGCATTTGGTGTGACTGATGAAACATTCTCAGTCTTAGCCACGCAAAAACAAAATAATATTAGGACGACATATGCAGCAGGAGTCATTGTGATTTCATATGGCAGTTGGGTTGTATTTACAGCGTTAGGTCATGTAATTGGTGCTAATTTACCAATGTTCCTGCAAGCGTCAATGTCGATTGCCTTATATGCGATGTTTGTCGGATTATTAGTTCCTTCGATGAAAGGCAATCGTAAAGTAGCTTTACTCGCTTTGTTTGGCGCGCTCATTCACAGTGTTCTGTACTTTAGTGGGTTGCTTTCAACTGGTTGGTCCATTTTAGTGGCAACCCTTGGTTCTGCGATTTTAGTTGAGCTTTTGTATGCTAAGAAAGGACGTGTC comes from the Paenisporosarcina antarctica genome and includes:
- a CDS encoding fumarylacetoacetate hydrolase family protein translates to MKILSYRFEGQISFGPKVKKEEAVWDVLAIQDTLQVLPSFPTTIVEGIANGMDFVEQMRKLAEAASKSEEPTQFKRTFSSIEWLSPIPRTPKNIFGVGRNYADHAKEMGLEVAPENLMIFTKSPTTIAADEETLSVHSNVTSSFDYEGELAVVISKKGDNVPKKLAYDHIFGYTIANDLTARDLQSKHQQFFLGKSLKGSCPMGPYIVTKDELPDPQSLSIVTKVNDELRQNGHTRDMIFSVEELIAQISALVTLEPGDVILTGTPSGVGKGFNPPKFLAAGDTVKISVEGIGTLSNRFE
- the addB gene encoding helicase-exonuclease AddAB subunit AddB, which translates into the protein MSLRLITGRAGVGKSELIRDEVAQASMNNPLGAPIFFVVPDQMSFSTESALSTTGQVNGIIRTQVTTFKRLAWRVLQETGGISRQEISGFGYRMLIRRLLEEHKEELSLFKQAANKRGFTDQMEMLLKEFTRYCLDYDTLHSLEESLKQMDAPRTLQDKTHDLSVLLRALEERLGTAYIDSEGYYALLSKQIRDSVIIAESDIYVDGFVTMTSREYEILGELMKHAKRVTIALPLDDEIQDLMDDQSLFHGAAKTAERLKEMARESSVSIELSVHLSENKRFKNNEIKHIEANLHSYPAPAIDDHEHVHVIEADSRRAEIHAVARHIRRLVRDEQMRYQDIAVLYRQAEVYDELIETTFAQYDIPVFINRKKAMLHHPLIEFSRSAFEAVLSDYQYEPMFRAIKTDLFFPLQSNIQIWRERADRLENFVISQGIYGERWTDERRWFVKKYRGLEFHSKAQTDEERAIQADITAVRDFVLNPLEEFAKKIKVSETGKSVAQALFELMESLQVYEKLQVLKDHENEQGHLLLATEHDQAWSQWIDVLDQFVLMFGDENLTPKESLRLLEEGFDTLEFSRIPPSLDQVTVATVDLSRLSNIRSAFVVGVNDGVFPKRLEQEGLLSDTEREWFMQIGFELAPTSKMRLMDESYMAYRAVTTASEKLFVSYAVADEEGKALLPSTYIKRLQQLLPNIEVEVAVIDPAVLKESTIDYIQHPRTTLPFMATKLKQSTVEGNLEEEWLAVASYYKNDPFWQSIFERVIKPIAKPIKAQRLDRDTTNALYGDSFTSSVSRVEKYYSCPFAHFVTYGLRLEERGQYLLEAPAIGDLFHASLKWIADETQRLGLTWAQLSTTQAWNLARQAVDAISPHFVHQILLSSRRYQYIQRKLVQILQRTMTTLRDHASVSTFVPIAIEAGFGPGEELPTLEIPLKNGHMMKMRGRIDRVDAAVIEGQQFVRIVDYKSSAKGLDLNDVYYGISLQMLTYLDVAVSNSMIWLGQQADPAGVLYVHVHNPMLKLAKELSDMDLAEEVFKKYKMRGLLVDDAHVLNEMDTEISGTSKVIPARINKDGSISKAFSKVVSAEDLANLRTFVRTKHQQAGDGMLSGDTRVLPYRMKDKTACDYCNFRSVCQFDPTDVDQQYRKLAIATPEEITQRIKEEVTPHVDTH
- a CDS encoding TVP38/TMEM64 family protein encodes the protein MFDWLTAENLLELTREYRSLGPIIGFLLPFLEAFLPFLPLFVFVFANASAYGLWIGFLLSWAGTTVGSYLVFIIIRKYGRARFLRFMTKHERVQKLIKWIEKNGFGPLFLLLCFPFSPSALVNVVAGLSDMKKKTYLWALLAGKFVMILTISFIGYDIKALITQPIRTAIVVAVIVLLWLIGKQIENRLNARVEADFRMIQKERQERKGPTI
- the addA gene encoding helicase-exonuclease AddAB subunit AddA — its product is MLIPTKPQDVTWTDAQWRSIFAEGRDVLVSAAAGSGKTAVLIERLIRKMIRQTNPIDVDELLVVTFTNASAAEMRHRMAEALEKALALDPTSNHLRRQLSLLNKAQISTLHSFCLSIVKQYAYVLDLDPGFRLANDAEAALIRDDVLAEVLEVAYKADNPLEIYRLVDSFTTDRDDQMIETLIDKLHFAASVHPEPKKWLLAIPENYDVPDNMEIDDLPFIDALKLTIQHTLEEAYGMTEEMRQLALQPAGPAPYGTTVEQDQLLIAEAIRRISTQPWTSTFDYFQSIKFATAARIPKDTFDEELIKKAKDKRDQLKKRVNGVKDAYFTRRPERLLQEMRLMHPILKTLVELTLAYGEQYRAAKNERGIVDFSDLEHFALQILTKEENGQLIPSNIAQDVMGQFKEVLVDEYQDTNRLQETILQIVKTGTAANGNMFMVGDVKQSIYRFRLAEPMLFLAKYLTFTTEALHTGVKIDLNANFRSRPEILHATNFIFSQIMGERVGEIEYDEAAALKPGAPFPNKKSAVELTLLSQQQEELVSEESEANEEIQELEELKKSQSEARYIIGKIRKLMDDKTMVMDPWTKNERLLEYADIVILMRSMTWSADLTEEFKQAGIPLYANLSKGYFDALEVMIMLNTLRIVDNPYQDIPLASVLRAPFVGLTESELSQIRLSAPKEPFYEALKNFVHSGGSGINQATAEKLQRFFLHYEEWRDLARRGSLADLIWRIYMDTHYYEMVGAMPGGKQRQANLRALHDRSLSYEKSSFRGLFRFLRFIDRMKKRGDDLGTARAMSEKENVVRLMTIHSSKGLEFPYVFIAGLGRDFNQMDFNELYLFDQTFGLAVKAVDPEKRISYTSLPFLAIKEKKQMELKSEEMRVLYVAMTRAKEKLMLVATVKDVEKSISKWQDIASIEGHMLPEYVRSRAKGFLDWIGPAVARHHDFALWQGQSHTHVMQHPSQWSFESIFVEDLRQINALEEPSESLTTSEDKVLSKDMLSEVERRFNAVYSHERSITKRSKQSVSELKRLDQLRKEDEPEFFRPSQVQQAISSIYKRPAFLQQGERKLSSAEIGTAMHTAMQHVDIHLDPTNKAIEGFIHQLADKQLLTINEAGAIKVDAVKAFLHSPIASRLRQASQQLREVPFTYGLKDEDGDIQLLQGIADCLFQEADGEWILLDYKTDKIKGVLITEAAILREMHHRYGLQLALYQQAIENILSITIKEKILYLFDSDQTIVLED
- the lepB gene encoding signal peptidase I, producing MNTLKQETWEWAKAIVIGIIVIIVIRSFVVTNYSVSGQSMDPTLQSSDKVLVSKISYSIGDINRLDVLVFHTDANEDYVKRVIGIPGDLISYDNDMLFVNKKRVEEPYLKSFIAYHNPDERLTENFTLKEITGNVRVPNNSYFVLGDNRRESLDSRYFKFVKKEDIVGKVVARYWPLETATINFIGKNPE
- a CDS encoding DUF418 domain-containing protein, which encodes MKVRPTELQERVIAIDMMRGFSLLGIFIVNMLAFHTPYYYINPYTWYTDPSDIDTFQWIDIALQGSVYPLFAMLFGYGLTMQFIKSQERGMSFIALGIRRLSVLFIIGIIHAFLLWSGDILITYALSGFIVIFLLRLSRVWLLVIALTLYAIPNMGLALLTYIYVASDGVFYSGIQEMEASVVAFSTGSWTDIFAQRAADWSYANIESGALFLIGITILPYMLLGVVAAKSKLIERTSDKLPFWFVLTLVTLVVGYAIKVLPFFIEPNFYYMYVQDIFGGPLVAIGYAGLITMLCQLSMFRKLFNPIAKVGRMSMTTYLTQSLIATTIFYSYGLGFYGKMDLVTGTWMAIGIFIIQLIFAEIWFSKFNQGPVEIIWKRATYGKKINKNDEKNDEVS